The Archocentrus centrarchus isolate MPI-CPG fArcCen1 chromosome 1, fArcCen1, whole genome shotgun sequence genome includes the window caaaatcaaagacAGTAAAAAGCATAAACAAAACACGCTTTGCTGGCAGCACTGGGAGGCAGAGGCTTATTTAATACAAGATGTTCATTTTGTGAATTATAGTCCCAtattgagtgaaataaataaCCAAGATGGCTACAGTGAAATGCTGACTAAATACTCaggcttcaaaatgggactTTGCAAACCAGCGGGTGACGCTGATATTTAAAGACTTGTGTGGGCTGCAGCACATTTTCAAGTTTCAAATGAAGTGGCCATTTTTAAGTTTTAGAATAGCTGGTTCAGCTTGTTGGCATGCAAACATTTAACACTTAGCACTAAAGATGTAATCCAGCTAAGGCTGTTTGTGATTTAAAAGATGTTTGCAACaacttttatgtttttgacCACGACACCTTTTTGACCTGGTGGTGGTGCTTGGTACAACTCAATAGGATGACACAACTCAACCATGTATGTGTGTAACAATTTGGTGTAGTAGTTTCACTCTGAAGCAAAAAGGTCAAGCTGCTGGAGGCAACGCAGCTATGGTCAGATGATCACAAAGTCAGGATTTCATTTGTGGACCTATAATGTGGTTCCAAAACTTTGTGATATTTTGGTTCTTTCACTTGGAACCATAAAACACCCAAAGCGACCACTGCAGCCACCAGCATCAGCGCTGTACACGTGCACTTTCTGTActactgatttttaaaaaatatttttaaaacttcatgACTTGCAGGAgtttattctataaaaccttttatttttttttagtttgaaaatattttcagtacATCACAGTAATAGATAttctttcatatttttgtatcaaaaaaacaaaaattcagaTGGCACAACTAAAgactaaaatgataaaaaaagtaaaaaagactATAGACTAAAAAAGTTTcttaaattataataaatttcAAACAAAATACTCAAATTACTGgcatatttttaattgttaatataGTCcaaatttataaatatttttaaagcttttaagataatcaaaattatttttatcagCAATTTGTATGTTCTCCGATGTCAGGATGGTGCAACCTTAAACCTGAGACTTTTGTTGTGAagttttacatttacaaaagCAATAATAGTGAAACGGACATTTCatcacacagagtggtttttaATGACTGTCTGAAGAGGTTTTCAGTGCTCTCTTAAATATGGataaaaaacaattaaactCATATGTAGATCGACACGCTTTCCATATCAGATGGTACAACTATTAGAATTATTATTATCTTACTACCAAACACAAAAGTTAATGCAGGTGTCTAAGCAGAAGCCTGTTTAAACTgcagacagctgcagaaacCAGGTGGTGCAACCACAAGAAATATAACTTAATCAAATCAATAATGTTATTTAAgattatctatccatccatccattcacttccgcttatcctgttcagggttgcgggggggctggagcctatcccagcctgtcgaagggccaacacagagagacagacaacatccacactctcattcacacctatgggcaatttagagtttccagttaacctaaccccagtaagtgcatgtctttagactatGGGATgaaaaccggagtacccagaggaaacccacgcgtGGGTAAGATTATCtattcaattttttaaaattcctatcatttttattttaaatgtgttaatttATAGAACAAACTCCTGCAAGTCACGAacggattttttttaaacaaaaatgacGGATACAAAAATATGTACGTCACATCAACGACTCTTGCTACCTACCAGCTCTCTCTCACGGCCTCGATGTCACTCACAAGATTCTGCGCTAAACAGATgccaaaaatctaaaaaaaaaaaagagagaagcagaAATGTTAGGGAGTGGAATAAAAAGAGAGCTTAGAAGTTAAGGATAAACCGATCCCCACCTGCAATAATGCAATCCCAATAAATATGCCTGCCACCACTGTCAGGTTATCTTGAAGCCACTTCTCAAACTGTGGTACGCAGCCTTTGATATAGATGAATGTCCTCTGCTCGGAGTCCTGTCAAAACATTTACAAGTCAAACCAGTTTTGCAGCACGATAATCAAGTTCAGCTGAAATATATTGGGTTTTACTTTGCTTCGCAACCCTTAACAACACAGTTATTTTTAATGGCACATGATTCCCCTTTTCATTTTGTGGTCTCCCCTAAAGCCTTCCACAGTGAAAGCCTCTGATCCACTGTTACGTAGTTGTTAACACACACTCAGCTCACTGTTTTCCTGCTCTGAGTCTGCTTCTCTCTGGCTCACGTTTAAAGTCACGAAAACAAACAGAGCCTTTTCCTTACATTATGCTACCGTGCAGTACGGCCAAAGCAAATGACCGAGGCGGGGAGGGGGGATTTCAGTTCCCATTGCATTGCTGCCGCATGAGTAATGCCACAAGGCCCAAAGTGCTGATGGAGagccagctgctgtattttcagGAGTGAGTTGAGAAACATACTGAAAGAGAAATATTGTGTCCAGGGTGGAGTAGTCGATGACCTCATATAGCCGAATAAACCTGCCTGAAGCAAAATAAACCAATTCATAGTTTTGACTCtttccactctttttttttaatccctgttACATGTTTCCATGAGGATCTCAGTCTTGGTGATAAATTTAGGTATCTGTTTGTGGCTCACCGCTTTTGCTCGGATGTCGTATCCACACTGAGTGTTAATGACATCCTCCTGCGAAGAGAAGATACACATGCATTTTAGGTTAGTTAGAGACTCTAGACTGGCCCTTGGcatgaaaaagaataaagtgTGAATAAACGTTAAAGACGATGGTGAGTAAAACTAGACAGAAATGCCAGTCCATGTTTATATAGTTATCATGATGAATTTTGCATAAAAACCCTGAATTTTTGTGTGGTTGCGTTTGCTTCCCTGTTATTCTGCTTGTAAGTTTAGTATGCGTCTAGGGTGTGTCTGCCTTTCTGGTCAGGTCAACCTTCATGAAACTGCATAGGACCACAGCTGCAGATTTGAGAACAGAAACTTGGACTTCAGTATCAGAAGTcaagttctgttttcttaaaagcaacaaataaaactgtgacAGGCAGGTCTACACAATGTGTAAAAAGTGATCTAATTTTATACCAGTGTATGTAAAACACAGCCGAGAAAGGAAACTGTTTGCATGTAAAGTCTGGTGGGAACAATTTTTTCCCTTAATGGTCAGCCAAAATGAAACTGTATATTTACAGCATCTTTTTAAGATTCATATTTTGGTAGGACTTCACTGGATAGGGAGTCACAAACCTGGAAAAAAGTATTATAGAAGCAGAGCAGAGGTTTGTGGCAAACCTTTGCCTTTTCCCTagatggaggagaagaaaaagtcTGAAGAAGTCAAAGCTTCAGCAGTACTTGCAGCATGTAGAAAAACTAAAAGCATTTCAGCTTTTGGCCTTCATCAGCGTCAGCATGATGATGTGCTAGAAATGAAGCTGTTCTATAAACTACATGTCTTAACCAGATAGAATAGAGCATTTATGGTTGTTTTTCAGGGGGGAGGTTTATGGCATTTGgtgacaccaggaaaacatttttctttaaatgtcagttttttcttttaaattaactGTCCTTTTGATTGAAAGCCAGCATTaagagaagtgaaaaaaaaacttcaactgACTTGAAACTGTCACACCTGAGATTCTTTGACAAAATATAACTCCAAAAGACACTGTTACACAACTAAACTGAAcccaacaaaaactgaaaggtAGAAATGGTAGAAAATCCAACATTAAGTGCAAGTGATGCCTCTGGGAAATAATGATATCCAACAactaccacccccaccccaccccaccccttccCATAGAACATGACCTTGATAGGACAATCTGTCCTTAGATTGTCAATATAAAAACtttgctgtgtctgttttgCTGAAGCGGAGTGCTGTCACTGCTGTGCTGAGCAGTTAAGAGCATTTTTCTGCCAAAAAATGCCTCTGTCCAGATCCCCGCCCATCCGCTTTCAGACTTTTCTTTGCTGGCAGGGCCTTACAGGACTAAACACAGTGGCCTCAGCGTCCTGTTGGAAGCCAGCCATGGTATCTGATAGCATTAGCCCTTCTTCTGCAGAACAGAGATAATACGCTATCTGTCACAAATAAGGCCTTCACAACTTCCCCTCCAAGTATGAGTCTTTAATTTAAACTCtaagacacaaaaacacccaCAGACTTATTTTGGTAGAAAGACATACCGCTGGATCTTTGGTGCAGCAGGAAAAGGGCACTCCACATTTCTCACGACtcggatttgaatcagtacagTTGAAGTAGATGTTCAAATTCCAGTCGTCAGCTCCAAAAGCTCCACAGCACTCCCACTACAaggttaaatacacacacacaaaaaaaaaacccctgatACATACAAGGtcacacagaaataaacagacaTCTCTAACACAAGGTAAAACTACTGGAAAGAAATCAGTAcaacaaataaagaaacacaGTGCTCACATATTCCTGGGTGAAGTCGATCAGGTTCTGCAGATCAATGTCATCTCTATAGGCCCGAATgttgttgttaatgaaaaaattgAGCTGGTCCTTGATCCAGTCTTTGAAGACAAAGGCTAGGACGCCAGCAGTCAGCTCAAGAAAGAAGATGATACCCAGGAACACGGAGAACTGAAATACATAAGCATTCTCTGAATTTAATAACTGTCATCGAaccaataaatatataaagatcTCTGAGAAAGCCTTTAGAGGACATACAAACTTGAGCAGGAAAGAGTTTTCCCGGAGTGCTCCGATGCAACCAGCAAACCCAAGGATGAACATCACACCACCCACCACAAG containing:
- the LOC115782338 gene encoding tetraspanin-5 codes for the protein MMSGKHFKAHEVSCCIKYFIFGFNIIFWFLGVAFLAIGLWAWSEKGVLSNISSITDLGGFDPVWLFLVVGGVMFILGFAGCIGALRENSFLLKFFSVFLGIIFFLELTAGVLAFVFKDWIKDQLNFFINNNIRAYRDDIDLQNLIDFTQEYWECCGAFGADDWNLNIYFNCTDSNPSREKCGVPFSCCTKDPAEDVINTQCGYDIRAKADSEQRTFIYIKGCVPQFEKWLQDNLTVVAGIFIGIALLQIFGICLAQNLVSDIEAVRESCLFT